Proteins from a single region of Oikeobacillus pervagus:
- the cbpB gene encoding cyclic-di-AMP-binding protein CbpB, with translation MISFQNIEFLEADLKDYIIPAEKVAHVQLGNNLEHALLVLTKSGYSAIPVLDAHFRLHGLISSPIITESILGLERIEFEKLESMRVEDVMEKNIPRFLLDDRFYNALDLLIDHPFLCVENEGGVFEGILTRRVILKQLKRYTNHLIHQSHIQES, from the coding sequence ATGATTTCTTTCCAAAATATAGAGTTTTTAGAGGCCGATTTAAAAGATTATATTATACCAGCAGAAAAAGTAGCTCATGTGCAACTTGGTAATAATTTAGAACATGCTTTATTAGTATTAACCAAAAGCGGGTACTCAGCCATTCCTGTTTTAGACGCACATTTTCGCTTGCATGGCTTAATAAGTTCCCCAATCATTACAGAATCCATACTCGGCTTGGAACGAATTGAGTTTGAAAAGCTTGAAAGCATGAGAGTAGAAGATGTGATGGAAAAAAACATTCCTCGATTTTTGTTAGATGATCGTTTTTATAATGCACTTGATCTATTAATCGATCATCCCTTTTTGTGTGTAGAAAATGAAGGTGGAGTATTTGAAGGGATTTTAACACGCAGAGTCATTTTAAAACAATTAAAACGATATACGAATCATTTAATCCATCAATCACACATACAGGAGTCGTAA
- a CDS encoding YkuJ family protein — translation MSQLLGIIQRLKSLQEGSETGEIQQRLFEVNGKTLCQVKYFPNKDTFELEVYEKDGKSQKYPFDDIDMTAIEIFELLQEEKQQP, via the coding sequence ATGTCACAATTGCTCGGAATCATTCAAAGATTGAAATCACTTCAGGAAGGATCTGAAACGGGAGAGATCCAACAGCGTTTATTTGAAGTGAATGGTAAAACACTATGTCAAGTCAAATATTTTCCAAACAAAGATACTTTTGAATTGGAAGTGTATGAAAAGGATGGAAAATCACAGAAATATCCATTTGATGATATTGATATGACCGCAATTGAAATATTTGAACTTTTACAAGAAGAAAAACAACAACCATAA
- a CDS encoding glutaredoxin family protein translates to MGNVTIYTQPDCPPCKIVKLFLQDKGISFIEKDISKDPQAKKTLIETYQSYSTPTVVVEGKVVTGFNLELLSKMLKDSEEGCP, encoded by the coding sequence TTGGGAAACGTTACCATTTATACACAACCAGACTGCCCTCCTTGCAAAATTGTCAAACTATTTTTGCAGGATAAAGGGATTTCTTTTATCGAAAAAGATATTTCAAAAGATCCTCAGGCGAAAAAAACACTTATTGAGACATATCAATCCTACTCTACACCAACTGTTGTCGTCGAAGGGAAGGTTGTAACAGGATTCAATTTAGAATTACTATCTAAAATGTTAAAAGACAGTGAAGAAGGCTGTCCTTAA